CCCGACCGAGGGCAACCTGATCATCCGTGACTCCTGGCCGGGCCAGATGCGCACGGTGTACGGCGACCACCAGCGCTTCATCGATACCTATTTCCGCACCTACCCGGGCAGCTACTTCACCGGCGACGGTTGCCGCCGCGACGAGGACGGCTATTACTGGATCACCGGCCGCGTTGACGACGTGATCAACGTGTCCGGCCACCGCATCGGCACCGCCGAAGTGGAAAGCGCGCTGGTCTCGCACCCGAAGGTGGCCGAGGCGGCCGTGGTCGGTTTCCCGCACGACGTGAAGGGCCAGGGCATCTATGCCTACGTGACCCTGGTGGCCGAAGAGGCGCCGAGCGACGAACTGCAGAAGGAACTGGTCGCCTGGGTACGCAAGGAAATCGGCCCGATCGCCACGCCGGACCACCTGCAGTGGGCGCCGGGCCTGCCGAAGACCCGCTCGGGCAAGATCATGCGCCGCATCCTGCGCAAGATCGCCGAGAACGCGCCGGACCAGCTTGGCGACACCTCGACCCTGGCCGACCCGTCGGTGGTGGCGTCGCTGGTGGACGAGCGCAAGGTACGCTGATGCACGACCCGGGGTCAGATCCCTTTCCGCAAGGAAAGGGCTCTGACCCCAGGGGCTTGGCCCCCGAACAGTTTCCCCCACGGTTCCCCCCGACCATGACCACCCTCCTGATTGCCGATGACCACCCGCTGTTCCGCGAAGCCCTGCGCGGCGCCGTGCAGCGGGTCATCCCTGGCGTGCAGTTGTTCGAGGCCGACAGCGTGGAAGCGCTGTATGCACTGGCCGATCAGCACAACGACGCCGACCTGGTCCTGATGGACCTGAACATGCCCGGTGCGCAGGGCTTCAACGCACTGGTGCACATGCGCTCGCTGCACCCGCACCTGCCGGTGGTGGTGGTCTCCGCGCGCGAAGAAGCGACGGTGATGCGGCGTGCGCTCGACCACGGCGCGCTGGGCTTCATTCCCAAGTCGGCCGACTCGGACACCATCGGCCATGCGCTGGGCACCATCCTCGATGGCGAGACCTGGGCACCTCCGGAAGCGCACAACGTGCCACCGACCGAGCGAGAGGAGCGCGAAGTCGGCCAGCGTCTGCGCGAGCTGACCCCGCAGCAGTTCCGCGTGCTGCAGATGCTGGGCGCAGGCCGCTTGAACAAGCAGATCGCCTACGACCTCAACGTCTCCGAAGCAACGATCAAGGCCCACGTCACCGCCATCCTGCGCAAGCTCGGCGTGACCAACCGCACCCAGGCCGTGCTGATGGCCGGCAAGCTGGCCATCGACGACGACGCCATTGTGCTGCCGCCGGAAGAAGATTGACCGTGACGGGCTGCGGAGCCGAGCATGGGCATCTCATGATGCCCTTGTAGAGCCGAGCCCACGCTCGGCTGCTCTTCGTCTGAAGACCACACTAGTCCCGCAGAGGCCACCTGCTCCAGGCGTGGGGATATTCACCGAGACAGTTGGCCAGCCCTGCGCGTACTGGATTGGCCGCGATATACACCGCCTGCGTGCGCAGGCATTCATCCCTGCGCAACGCATGGTCGTAGTACCCCGGCTGCCAGATCGGTGCATTCGCATCAACACGCCTGGCGATGGATCGTCCACTCCTGGACTTCAGGATCTGCATGCAGCCGGCGAGCGTGCCGGTACGCAACTCGATCAACCAGTGCAGGTGATCCGGCATGATCACCCAGGCGAGGGAGAAGCTTCGACCCGTCCGCTCTACCGTGCGCAGGGCTTCGATCAGCAGATCAACGTTGGCCTTGTCACTGAACCAGGGACGGCGCGCACGCGTCACCGTGGTGATCGCATAGACATTGCCGGTATGCGACCAACGACCATAACGGAGTGCGGGACTGGCCATGCAGGAAGACTATGACGCAGCAGACGATCTCCACATCAGCGAAATGCTGCGCTGCATGTCGGCCATTGCCGCAATGTAGAGCCGAGCCCACGCTCGGCTGCTTCGCACGCCAGCCGAGCATGGGCTCGGCTCTACAGGTCCGTGTGTTACGCCACACCGTGCAGGTGTTCGTACAGGATCGTCGCGCCAATGATCACCAGGATCACGCCGCCGATGATCTCGGCACGCTTGCCGACCATGCTGCCCAGTACGCGGCCAAGCATGATGCCGACGGTGACCATGGTCAGCGTGCACAGGCCAATGACCGCGGCCATCACGCCGATATGCACGTCCATGAAGGCCAGGCCGATACCCACCGCCATCGCATCGATGCTGGTGGCGAAACCGGTCAGTGCCAGCTTCCAGAAGCCGTGGTGCTGCGAGGGGTCTTCGTCTTCCTCGGCGCTGTCCGGACGCAGGCCGTTGTAGATCATGTGGATGCCCAGCGCGCCGAGCAGGCCGAAGGCGATCCAGTGGTCGAAGGCCTCGACGTACTGCAGGGCGGCACGGCCGAGCAACCAGCCGATGATCGGCGTGATCGCCTCGATGACGCCGAAGATGATGCCGGCGCGCAGCGCATCGCGGAACACCGGCTTGCGCATGGCAGCACCCTTGCCGATCGCCGCGGCGAAGGCATCGGTGGACATGGCAAAGCCGATCAGGAGGATCGAAATGGGGGACATTGGCGGCTGCTGAAGGTCGGGCAAGGACGGACGCACGGCTCGCGCTCGCGCCCAACCTGACGTTGCGCGCGCGGGCCGCTGGTCTCGCCAACCATCATGGTTGTCCACGCCACGGCGCACTGGCCGAGTATGTTGACGTGGACGATTCCTGCGAAGGAATCCGGCTACTCCCCAAGGGGACGCGCAGCTTAGCACCGCGATCCGCGCGTGGCGCATTTCCAGACAAACGCGCAGGCAGGGCTGGTTTGTATAGCGATGGCTATATCAGCGCCGCGCTGCACGTGCGAGCCGAGCGTGGGCTCGGCTCTACAGAGGGGTCGCGCAACCGGGAACTTGTAGAGCCGAGCCGATGCTCGGCTGCTGTTCGGCCGAACCACGGAATACCACGCACCACGCGCGATCCGAGCGTGCGCTCGGCTCTACAGAGGGGTCGCGCAACCGGGAACTTGTAGAGCCGAGCCGATGCTCGGCTGCTGTTCGGCCGAACCACGGAATACAACGCACCACGCGCGAGCCGAGCGTGGGCTCGGCTCTACAGAGGGGTCGCGCAACCGGGAATTTGTGACGACGAGCCGATGCTCGGCTGCTGTTCGGTCGGACCACGGAATACCACGCACCACGCGCGAGCCGAGCGTGGGCTCGGCTCTACAGAGGGGTCGCGCAACCGGGAACTTGTAGAGCCGAGCCGATGCTCGGCTGCTGTTCGGCCGAACCACGGAATACCACGCACCACGCGCGAGCCGAGCGTGGGCTCGGCTCTACAGAGGGGTCGCGGAACCGGGAACTTGTAGAGCCGAGCCGATGCTCGGCTGCTGTTCGGCCGGACCACGGAATACCACGCACCACGCGCGAGCCGAGCGTGGGCTCGGCTCTACAGAGGGGTCGCGCAACCGGGAACTTGTAGAGCCGAGCCGATGCTCGGCTGCTGTTCGGCCGAACCACGGAATACCACGCACCACGCGCGATCCGAGCGTGCGCTCGGCTCTACAGTTGCCCGTCAGGCGTCGCTGTTGCCAGCATCGCGCAGTGCGCCCAGGAAGGCGCGCAGCGAGGCCGGCTTGATCGGCTTGGTCAGCACGCGGTAGCCGCGTTCGCGCGCCATCCGCTTCAGCTCGTCGCGGCCATCGGCGGTCAGCAGTGCACCCGGCAGCGGATAGCCGGCCGCTTCACGCAGCGCCACCAGCGCATCCAGGCCATCCATGCGGTCATGCAAGTGGTAGTCCACCAGCATCACCTGCGGGCGCTCGGCAATCTTCTCCAGCGCCTGGTCGACGGTGGCGGCGGTGATCACCTGCACCTGCCAGCGGCCCAGCAGCGCGCGCATGCCGTCGAGGATCTCCTCGTCATTGTCCACGCACAGCACGCGCAGGCCAGCCAGCGAAT
This genomic window from Stenotrophomonas maltophilia contains:
- a CDS encoding response regulator transcription factor, giving the protein MTTLLIADDHPLFREALRGAVQRVIPGVQLFEADSVEALYALADQHNDADLVLMDLNMPGAQGFNALVHMRSLHPHLPVVVVSAREEATVMRRALDHGALGFIPKSADSDTIGHALGTILDGETWAPPEAHNVPPTEREEREVGQRLRELTPQQFRVLQMLGAGRLNKQIAYDLNVSEATIKAHVTAILRKLGVTNRTQAVLMAGKLAIDDDAIVLPPEED
- a CDS encoding REP-associated tyrosine transposase: MASPALRYGRWSHTGNVYAITTVTRARRPWFSDKANVDLLIEALRTVERTGRSFSLAWVIMPDHLHWLIELRTGTLAGCMQILKSRSGRSIARRVDANAPIWQPGYYDHALRRDECLRTQAVYIAANPVRAGLANCLGEYPHAWSRWPLRD
- a CDS encoding manganese efflux pump MntP family protein — protein: MSPISILLIGFAMSTDAFAAAIGKGAAMRKPVFRDALRAGIIFGVIEAITPIIGWLLGRAALQYVEAFDHWIAFGLLGALGIHMIYNGLRPDSAEEDEDPSQHHGFWKLALTGFATSIDAMAVGIGLAFMDVHIGVMAAVIGLCTLTMVTVGIMLGRVLGSMVGKRAEIIGGVILVIIGATILYEHLHGVA